The Apium graveolens cultivar Ventura chromosome 6, ASM990537v1, whole genome shotgun sequence genome contains a region encoding:
- the LOC141663950 gene encoding serine/threonine-protein kinase haspin homolog — MASRPGNDLWSEIIAEEENQNSNYDTEQSKQQQQPEIAVIYRRKNAVNKQKNDLLIISREKACVGNDNRVSWAQAPVKRVSWNRALSTRGRTSIAVAVFVDQIPQQKLQKRKTKPPIPRGKGLQPANFDKERAYFEEVDSFELLEESPSPKNIWNKGVISENVVKTQLSSVLEKWLFRRRLNYSCGPSKSLSTILGTPSLFKEGPYICDDSFVRTPEKGSALICSSVPSNQECKFCLTGRSVSERIISSRKSSKALPSMAEGDCEVIADAVRNLSLASRPSSLLSHRCEDFAALLDFCGQSAPSTLSDVFSTYCDPKSIIKVGEGTYGEAFKAGKTVCKVVPFDGDLRVNGEIQKRAAELFEEVALSRTLNHLRGDGGHTCDNTCTTFIQTIDAKVCQGRYDNELIRAWEHWDNKHSSENDHPKEFPEDQCYVIFVQEHGGQDLESFVLLNFDEARSLLVQVTVALAVGEAAYEFEHRDLHWGNILLSRKDSAMLQFNLEGKSLHVKTFGLWISIIDFTLSRINTGEDILFLDLSSDPELFEGPKGDKQADTYRKMKEATEDCWEESFPKTNVLWLQYLVDILLLKKTFDRSSKDERELRSLKKRLNSYGSAKEATADPFFRELYVDNTL; from the exons ATGGCTTCTCGCCCAG GAAACGATTTGTGGTCTGAAATTATAGCAGAAGAAGAAAATCAAAACAGTAACTACGATACCGAACAGTCGAAACAACAACAGCAACCAGAAATCGCTGTGATTTACCGCCGTAAAAATGCAGTTAACAAACAGAAGAACGATTTGTTGATTATAAGTAGAGAAAAGGCGTGTGTTGGGAATGACAATCGTGTGAGTTGGGCACAGGCTCCGGTGAAACGAGTCAGTTGGAACCGAGCTCTTTCGACCAG GGGAAGGACCAGTATAGCTGTTGCTGTATTCGTGGATCAGATACCTCAACAAAAACTTCAAAAAAGGAAAACAAAACCACCTATTCCAAGA GGAAAAGGTTTACAACCTGCAAACTTTGATAAGGAGCGGGCCTACTTTGAAGAGGTTGATTCCTTCGAACTATTGGAGGAAAGCCCCTCACCTAAAAATATATGGAACAAGGGTGTCATAAGTGAAAATGTAGTTAAAACACAATTGTCCTCTGTATTGGAAAAATGGTTATTTAGAAGGAGGCTAAATTACAGTTGTGGTCCTTCTAAATCACTATCTACTATTTTAGGGACTCCTAGTTTGTTCAAAGAAGGTCCTTACATTTGTGATGATTCATTTGTAAGAACTCCAGAAAAAGGGTCTGCACTAATTTGTTCAAGTGTACCTTCTAACCAAGAATGCAAGTTTTGTTTAACCGGTAGAAGTGTTTCTGAAAGAATCATCTCTTCAAGGAAGAGCAGTAAAGCTTTACCATCAATGGCTGAGGGAGATTGTGAAGTTATTGCTGATGCAGTTCGGAATTTATCGTTGGCATCACGGCCTTCTTCACTGCTCAGTCATCGCTGCGAAGACTTTGCAGCACTGCTAGATTTTTGTGGACAGTCAGCTCCTTCAACACTATCAGATGTGTTCTCCACATATTG CGATCCAAAAAGTATCATCAAGGTTGGTGAAGGTACTTATGGTGAGGCTTTTAAAGCTGGGAAAACTGTTTGCAAGGTTGTTCCATTTGATGGTGATTTACGAGTGAATGGAGAAATTCAAAAG CGTGCAGCAGAATTGTTTGAGGAGGTTGCACTCTCTCGGACACTTAATCATTTAAGGGGAGATGGGGGTCATACTTGTGACAACACTTGTACTACATTCATACAGACAATTGA TGCAAAGGTATGTCAAGGACGTTATGATAATGAACTGATAAGAGCATGGGAACATTGGGATAACAAGCATAGTTCAGAAAATGATCATCCCAAGGAATTTCCAGAGGATCAG TGCTATGTCATCTTTGTTCAAGAACATGGAGGACAAGATCTTGAAAGCTTTGTGCTTCTTAATTTTGATGAAGCACGGAGTTTGTTGGTTCAG GTTACAGTTGCCTTGGCTGTGGGAGAGGCTGCTTATGAATTTGAACACAGAGATTTGCATTG GGGGAATATTCTCTTAAGTCGTAAAGATTCTGCAATGCTGCAGTTCAATCTTGAGGGCAAGAGTTTGCATGTCAAAACATTTGGATTATGGATATCAATAATTGATTTTACTCTCTCAAGAATTAACACCG GTGAAGATATTCTTTTCTTGGATTTATCTTCTGACCCCGAACTCTTTGAGGGTCCAAAGGGAGATAAACAA GCCGATACGTACAGGAAAATGAAGGAGGCTACAGAAGATTGCTGGGAGGAAAG CTTCCCCAAGACCAATGTGTTGTGGCTGCAGTATTTGGTGGATATTTTGCTACTGAAAAAAACATTT GATCGAAGTTCAAAAGATGAGAGAGAATTGCGATCCTTAAAAAAGAGGCTGAACAGTTATGGTTCAGCAAAAGAAGCAACCGCCGATCCTTTCTTCAGAGAATTGTATGTTGACAATACTCTCTGA